The genomic DNA AGCAGGTCAAGGAAGAGCTCGCGGCGCAGGCAGCTGCCGCGGCCGCAGCCGCTGCGGCTGAAGACGCTGCCGCCGAGGCTGAGGCCGAGAGTGGCGAGGAAGCGTCCGCCGAGGCCGGTGCCGGCGACGAGGATTCCTCCGAGGAGTAGACGCTCGGAACTTGCTGGTTAGTCGACGATCCTCATGACGGACAAGCCGTGGCTCATCGTCGGCCTAGGCAATCCCGGCGACAAGTACTCCGATACTCGCCACAACATCGGGTACATGGTGGTTGAGGTATTGGCCGCTCGGATGGGAACCAAACTCAGCCGTCATCGCCGTGCCAATGCCGATGCCGCCGAGGGACAACTCAATGGGCACCGCGCGGTGTTGCTCAGATCGCGCAGCTACATGAACGAGTCGGGCGGGCCGGTCAAAGCCGCCGCCGACTATTCCCGGATCTCGGCTGACCGGATCGTTGTTGTCCAAGACGAGATCGACATCCCTTTCGGTGCACTGCGAACCAAGTTCGGTGGCGGCGACGGTGGTCACAATGGGCTGAGATCGATTCGCTCATCCCTGGGAACTGGGGACTTCTACCGGGTCAGGGTCGGCGTCGATCGGCCGCCCGGCCGTCAGGAAGCGGCCGACTACGTCCTGCGCGCCTTCAAGGGTGCCGAGCGCAAAGCACTGCCGGAGGTCATCGACCGTGCCGCCGACGCGGTGGAGAGCCTGATCGTCGACGGGCTGTCAGTGGCGCAGAACAACCACAACAGCCCTTGAGCCGTCCACCCTGAGACGCTTTCCGATCCGCCTGACGATTTTCCCCGCAGCCCGCTCACCGTCAGAATGCGAATGCCAGGAAGTGGTACTGCTTCCCATCGGCTTCGAAGGCTGCTAGCGGCGTTGCCCCTAATTTGGTGGTCGTGGTGTGCAACGACTGGGGGTTATCGGCAGCGACAAACAGCACGCCGACGTCAAAGCGTTCGCGGTACACCTCGCGGGTGAGCGAATTGAACTGGGCATAGAGCCCACGCCCGCGG from Candidatus Nanopelagicales bacterium includes the following:
- a CDS encoding aminoacyl-tRNA hydrolase; translated protein: MTDKPWLIVGLGNPGDKYSDTRHNIGYMVVEVLAARMGTKLSRHRRANADAAEGQLNGHRAVLLRSRSYMNESGGPVKAAADYSRISADRIVVVQDEIDIPFGALRTKFGGGDGGHNGLRSIRSSLGTGDFYRVRVGVDRPPGRQEAADYVLRAFKGAERKALPEVIDRAADAVESLIVDGLSVAQNNHNSP